The DNA window TTCTTGTTCCGCATGCGTATCGAAAAGCTCATACCAGGCAGAAAGGTCGTCTGGTCCTGTATTGGAGATCACGACGAGTGGCAGGGCACGTGGCTTACCTGGGAGATCTTACAGAGGGACGGAGCAATAGTTCTTACCTTCACACACGGTGACTGGCGCTCGACTACCAGCTTTTTCGCGTCTTGCAACACAACATGGGGCATGTTGATGTACCGCCTCAAGGACTATGCAGAGGGAAAATCTCCAGGCCCCTACTGGGAAAAGTAGCTCTGCCTTCCCCAAAGACCGCTAGTACCGTTCCAACTATTTGTGCCAACTTGCTCGCTGCACTCGATCATGACCCCTGCAACAAGACAGGCTACTCAAAT is part of the Candidatus Methylomirabilota bacterium genome and encodes:
- a CDS encoding SRPBCC domain-containing protein, translating into MHHEIQIAASPDKIYDAIATVEGLRGWWTGDSIAEPRVGSTAEFGFYDRRFLFRMRIEKLIPGRKVVWSCIGDHDEWQGTWLTWEILQRDGAIVLTFTHGDWRSTTSFFASCNTTWGMLMYRLKDYAEGKSPGPYWEK